From Trichoderma atroviride chromosome 1, complete sequence, one genomic window encodes:
- a CDS encoding uncharacterized protein (BUSCO:EOG092D3ETT), with amino-acid sequence MSAAESLQAEDVYFSTNPPPKQLAAHTALAEAFITQHVAANRRVVLVTSGGTTVPLEKNTVRFIDNFSAGTRGATSAEYFLSAGYAVIFLHRQFSLLPYSRHYSHSTDCLLDLLSEDAEGRVAVRPEDSDRILDVLRKYQSARRDNTLLLLPFVTIGDYLHELRAVARLMAPLGSSGLLYLAAAVSDFFVPPERLSEHKIQSTNIVEKLYPGEKGSKTPSPPIEDEETFDNFDASPRVPRSKRLIIDLDPVPKFLKSLVEGWAPLGMIVSFKLETDPRILVHKARYSLERYQHHLVVGNLLSTRKWEVVFVAPGRQDQWLRVPRHGGWGDAEGRPLRPDEAPEGDPEEEIEALIIPAVAQLHDAHIVKSNSEKK; translated from the exons ATGTCCGCGGCAGAATCCCTCCAGGCCGAGGATGTGTACTTCTCCACCAATCCTCCCCCAAAGCAATTGGCTGCTCACACGGCACTGGCCGAGGCCTTTATAACGCAGCATGTTGCGGCGAATCGACGGGTTGTGCTCGTCACTTCGGGAGGAACGACGGTTCCGCTGGAGAAGAATACTGTGAGGTTCATTGAC AACTTCTCTGCCGGAACTCGTGGTGCTACCAGTGCCGAGTATTTCCTTTCTGCTGGATAcgccgtcatcttcctccatcGCCAGTTCAGTCTGCTCCCCTATTCACGCCACTACTCTCATTCAACCGACTGtctccttgatctcctcAGTGAGGATGCCGAGGGTCGCGTTGCCGTCCGGCCCGAAGACTCTGATAGGATTCTTGACGTCCTACGCAAGTATCAGAGTGCTCGCCGCGACAACACTCTTCTCCTGCTGCCCTTTGTCACCATTGGCGATTACCTGCATGAACTCCGTGCTGTGGCCCGGCTTATGGCGCCGCTTGGCTCATCCGGACTGCTCTACCTCGCTGCAGCGGTATCTGACTTCTTTGTTCCGCCAGAGCGTCTTTCCGAGCACAAGATACAGTCTACCAACATTGTTGAAAAGCTCTACCCCGGGGAAAAGGGTTCAAAAACACCTTCACCACCGATAGAAGATGAGGAAACTTTTGACAATTTTGATGCCTCCCCTCGTGTGCCGCGATCCAAGCGTCTCATTATTGACTTGGATCCCGTGCCCAAGTTCCTCAAAAGCCTTGTTGAAGGCTGGGCCCCCTTGGGCATGATTGTCAGCTTCAAGCTCGAGACGGATCCCCGTATTCTTGTTCACAAGGCGCGCTACAGCCTTGAGCGGtaccagcatcatctcgttGTCGGTAATCTCCTCTCAACGCGCAAATGGGAAGTCGTCTTTGTTGCTCCAGGCCGACAAGATCAATGGCTTCGCGTACCTCGGCACGGCGGCTGGGGCGATGCCGAGGGAAGGCCACTGCGGCCTGATGAGGCGCCAGAAGGAGACccggaagaagagattgaggCTCTGATTATCCCGGCTGTGGCACAACTTCACGACGCGCATATTGTCAAGTCAAACAGCGAAAAGAAATAG